In a single window of the Victivallis lenta genome:
- a CDS encoding 2-oxoacid:acceptor oxidoreductase family protein, translating into MSEKVLYGRSNGFFPSFERRPGPVKTNMHYCPGCGHGILHKLIAEAIEDFGIKDKTIIIAPVGCAVFSYYYFDCFGISAPHGRAPAVGTGLARANPDNLVISYQGDGDLASIGFNHILQAANRGENMAVFFVNNAIYGMTGGQMAPTTLPGQKTQTSPLGRSVTSEGYPLKVSETVAALDAPVYVERCALSTVQKIRKARLAIRKALTNSIERKGFSLVELLSGCPVNLKMGAREMNEFLDNQMSRYFPLGVYKDAAESRDPISRPEGIYEPTAVRELLYPVRVADGVSESFRNPSRIFQSERRIKLCGSGGQGVLSLGYMLATMGKLRNFNVSWLPSYGPEMRGGTANCSVVLSRNPIGSPVVDKECNLLIALNQPALEKYLPTLKRNGILLYDESNGSCPEEVQERVIYTLPASDLAKQLGDLKYANSVLLGAVAVMMCDLFLDDEDKADFDRVFEEAIMDCFHEKEHVVKNNIKAFYIGKANARRIRN; encoded by the coding sequence ATGAGCGAAAAAGTACTTTACGGCCGTTCCAACGGCTTTTTCCCGAGCTTCGAACGCCGTCCGGGGCCGGTCAAGACGAATATGCACTACTGCCCCGGCTGCGGCCACGGCATCCTGCACAAGCTCATCGCCGAGGCGATCGAGGATTTCGGAATCAAGGACAAGACGATCATCATCGCGCCGGTCGGCTGCGCCGTGTTCAGCTACTACTATTTCGACTGCTTCGGCATCTCGGCGCCGCACGGACGCGCTCCGGCGGTCGGAACCGGGCTCGCGCGGGCGAATCCCGACAACCTCGTGATCTCGTACCAGGGGGACGGCGACCTTGCCTCGATCGGTTTCAACCACATCCTGCAGGCCGCGAACCGCGGCGAAAACATGGCGGTGTTCTTCGTGAACAACGCGATCTACGGCATGACCGGCGGGCAGATGGCGCCGACCACACTGCCGGGCCAGAAGACCCAGACCAGTCCGCTGGGGCGCAGCGTCACAAGCGAGGGGTATCCGCTGAAGGTCTCCGAAACGGTCGCGGCGCTCGACGCGCCGGTTTACGTCGAACGCTGCGCGCTGTCGACGGTGCAGAAGATCCGCAAGGCGCGGCTCGCGATCCGCAAGGCGCTGACCAACAGCATCGAGCGGAAGGGGTTCTCGCTGGTCGAACTGCTCTCCGGCTGCCCGGTCAACCTGAAAATGGGCGCGCGGGAGATGAACGAATTCCTCGACAACCAGATGAGCCGCTATTTTCCGCTCGGCGTCTACAAGGATGCCGCCGAAAGCCGCGACCCGATCTCGAGGCCGGAGGGCATCTACGAGCCGACGGCGGTGCGCGAGCTGCTGTATCCGGTCCGGGTGGCGGACGGAGTCAGCGAATCGTTCCGCAACCCGTCGCGCATCTTCCAGTCCGAGCGGCGGATCAAGCTCTGCGGCTCGGGCGGACAGGGGGTGCTGAGTCTCGGTTACATGCTCGCCACGATGGGCAAGCTGCGGAACTTCAACGTCTCGTGGCTGCCGAGCTACGGCCCGGAGATGCGCGGCGGAACCGCGAACTGCTCGGTCGTGCTGAGCCGGAATCCGATCGGTTCCCCGGTGGTCGACAAGGAGTGCAACCTTCTGATCGCGCTGAACCAGCCCGCGCTCGAAAAGTACCTGCCGACGCTGAAGCGGAACGGCATCCTGCTCTACGACGAGTCGAACGGCAGCTGCCCGGAAGAGGTGCAGGAGCGGGTCATCTACACGCTGCCGGCCTCGGATCTCGCCAAACAGCTCGGCGACCTGAAGTATGCGAATTCGGTGCTGCTCGGGGCCGTGGCGGTCATGATGTGCGACCTGTTCCTCGACGACGAGGACAAGGCCGATTTCGACCGGGTCTTCGAGGAGGCGATCATGGACTGCTTCCACGAGAAGGAGCACGTGGTCAAGAACAACATCAAGGCGTTCTACATCGGCAAAGCCAATGCGAGGCGCATCCGCAACTGA
- a CDS encoding GRP family sugar transporter — protein sequence MTWTAFFLVFGASILHASWNFISKSKRPSAAFYMLASMTSVLLCFPMLLFSGLDAAALPWRFWLCFLASGMCECIYFLGLFRAYSRSDISMAYPLARALPVLMTAAVTLLFGLGRAPGAGALFGMLVISVGCLLLPLRSLREFRLKSYLSPAVAAILIAAAGTTGYTVFDSMAVPYLENQVGAALFQSGAYLFGIESMIVIGLGFYVRSRPRERVAFRQLFLKSVYPPLCGLCASGCYVLILLSMRFVSNVSYIQAFRQLSLPFGVLAGIFLLREPRYPVKLCGIGMVILGLVLVSLL from the coding sequence CCGCTTTTTACATGCTCGCTTCGATGACCTCCGTGCTGCTCTGTTTTCCGATGCTGCTGTTTTCGGGATTGGATGCTGCGGCCCTGCCGTGGCGCTTCTGGCTCTGCTTTCTGGCGAGCGGGATGTGCGAGTGCATCTATTTCCTCGGGCTTTTCCGGGCTTACAGCCGCAGCGACATTTCGATGGCTTACCCGCTGGCGCGGGCGCTGCCTGTGCTGATGACTGCGGCGGTCACGCTGCTGTTCGGGCTCGGCAGGGCGCCCGGTGCGGGAGCGCTTTTCGGTATGCTGGTCATTTCGGTCGGCTGCCTGCTGCTGCCGCTCCGGAGCCTGCGCGAATTCCGGCTGAAGAGCTATCTTTCCCCGGCCGTCGCCGCGATTCTGATTGCCGCCGCCGGAACCACCGGATACACGGTTTTCGACAGCATGGCGGTTCCGTACCTGGAAAATCAGGTCGGGGCTGCGTTGTTCCAGAGCGGCGCTTATCTGTTCGGCATCGAGTCGATGATTGTGATCGGGCTCGGCTTTTATGTGCGGAGCCGGCCGCGTGAGCGGGTTGCGTTCCGGCAGCTGTTCCTGAAATCGGTTTACCCGCCGCTTTGCGGGCTCTGCGCGTCGGGCTGTTACGTCCTGATCCTGCTTTCGATGCGTTTCGTGAGCAACGTCAGCTATATTCAGGCGTTCCGGCAGTTGAGCCTGCCGTTCGGCGTGCTGGCCGGGATCTTCCTGCTGCGCGAACCGCGCTACCCGGTCAAGCTCTGCGGCATCGGCATGGTCATTCTCGGGCTTGTCCTGGTTTCACTGCTCTGA
- the vorB gene encoding 3-methyl-2-oxobutanoate dehydrogenase subunit VorB yields MMDYTNRMLLKGNEAVVYGALLAGCECFFGYPITPASEIAHTAARCFPKLGRTFLQAECEIAAINMVMGAAANGRRAMTASSGLGISLKQEGISYLSGSELPALVVDIMRGGPGLGNIGPEQSDYNQVVKGGGHGSYRCIVLAPASAQEMCDFPRLAFELAEKYRIVVYLLTDGVIGQTMETVTLPEPLPGRAPIPEWALDVTKPRTNMISSIFLEHDDLEAVNRKLQAKYAAIRSAEQRSEEYRTEDAEVVLIGYGISGRLCRSAVDELRAKGIKAGLLRPVTLWPFPVDAIRKQTQAKEFIAVEMSDGQMIDDVKLAISCDRPVHLINRMGGNIATIDEIVARTIAAIGAKEA; encoded by the coding sequence ATGATGGACTACACGAATCGAATGCTGCTGAAGGGCAACGAAGCCGTGGTCTACGGCGCGCTGCTCGCCGGATGCGAATGCTTCTTCGGCTACCCGATCACGCCGGCCAGCGAAATCGCCCACACCGCGGCGCGCTGTTTCCCGAAGCTCGGGCGCACGTTCCTGCAGGCGGAGTGCGAGATCGCCGCGATCAACATGGTCATGGGCGCCGCCGCGAACGGCCGCCGCGCGATGACCGCGAGTTCGGGGCTCGGAATCAGCCTGAAGCAGGAGGGAATCAGCTATCTCTCCGGCAGCGAACTGCCCGCACTCGTGGTGGATATCATGCGCGGCGGCCCCGGGCTCGGCAACATCGGGCCGGAGCAGTCCGACTACAATCAGGTCGTCAAAGGCGGCGGGCACGGCAGTTACCGCTGCATCGTGCTCGCGCCGGCCTCGGCGCAGGAGATGTGCGACTTCCCGCGCCTCGCCTTCGAGCTGGCCGAAAAATACCGCATCGTCGTCTATCTGCTGACAGACGGCGTGATCGGCCAGACCATGGAGACGGTCACGCTGCCGGAGCCGCTGCCCGGCCGGGCGCCGATTCCGGAGTGGGCGCTCGACGTCACGAAGCCGCGCACGAACATGATCAGCTCGATTTTCCTCGAGCACGACGACCTTGAAGCCGTGAACCGGAAACTGCAGGCGAAATATGCCGCGATCCGCAGCGCCGAACAGCGCAGCGAGGAGTACAGAACCGAAGACGCCGAAGTCGTCCTGATCGGCTACGGCATCTCGGGGCGGCTCTGCCGCTCGGCGGTCGACGAGCTGCGTGCGAAGGGGATCAAAGCCGGGCTGCTGCGCCCGGTCACGCTCTGGCCGTTCCCGGTTGACGCGATCCGCAAGCAGACGCAGGCAAAGGAGTTCATCGCAGTCGAAATGAGCGACGGGCAGATGATCGACGACGTAAAGCTCGCGATCAGCTGCGACCGGCCGGTTCACCTGATCAACCGCATGGGCGGCAACATTGCGACCATCGACGAAATCGTGGCGCGGACCATCGCGGCCATCGGCGCGAAGGAGGCATGA
- a CDS encoding 4Fe-4S dicluster domain-containing protein, with the protein MSKKTFEVRIAPDECKGCERCVIACPRSVLKMGVQLNRLGVPFVIRTEQECIGCGGCFLTCPEPGAITVVQIESAEA; encoded by the coding sequence ATGAGTAAAAAAACCTTCGAGGTGCGGATCGCGCCCGATGAGTGCAAGGGGTGCGAACGGTGCGTCATCGCCTGTCCGCGCAGCGTACTCAAAATGGGTGTGCAGTTAAACAGACTCGGAGTCCCGTTCGTGATTCGGACGGAGCAGGAGTGCATCGGCTGCGGCGGTTGTTTTCTGACCTGCCCCGAGCCCGGTGCCATCACCGTCGTTCAGATCGAAAGCGCGGAGGCATGA